In Thermodesulforhabdus norvegica, a single window of DNA contains:
- a CDS encoding penicillin-binding protein activator, whose amino-acid sequence MSVPFRFFGVVIFALLTACASTMQTVPPEKIPGEILHRSPPKKALALWERASSLEARHQFLEALNTYREIAALYPDNAIAPRALHRAGRILADREQWNDALAFYTYAANSYPQWNGLPELYLDMTKAYLMTGKGDEALKASLKASNKAEKNLYAGLAYVLKGQDGKAIFSMDQYISDPQVTSNPEALLKASELAARILTPEMTNNYLKKPLPESLRIFLHCVLALQEISLGRTEQGRKRLQYLRETTSAQNPMSPLIEKIARKVAAEEVSPELGQANPGKLGLMVPLHGEFAIYGRSILQGASVALERWNRDHPYDPVELVVYDTSTYENASEKPVFKLLKEDKVIALIGPLGTKAVNRLIEEGYAGSVLVVALIPDEPRTETTPFYIRMLPGLTESLDLLVKYAVENLGVRSFGVLYPSDNFGEKALKAFNTAVDSHGGEIASAVSYPPQSVDLEAYIRNLEKQTTQVDKFNTGFEALFLPDTIRAVSTIVPQLFYYGITGIPLLGSHLWDHPELPNLANGYLEGAYYVTAFSTFTKDPSLQEFISDFRNLFGTEPELLHAIGYDALSLVLDIRSSLSQDERTRTGMISRARGFRPAHSITGIIEIEDNGHLQREYKIMTITNNTPVQVLP is encoded by the coding sequence CAATTCCTGGAAGCCCTAAACACTTACCGGGAAATCGCCGCCCTGTATCCCGACAATGCCATAGCACCCCGGGCCCTGCACCGGGCCGGGCGCATACTCGCCGATCGAGAGCAATGGAACGATGCTCTGGCCTTTTATACCTATGCTGCCAATAGCTATCCTCAGTGGAACGGGCTTCCAGAACTCTATCTTGACATGACAAAGGCCTATCTGATGACAGGAAAGGGTGACGAAGCCCTGAAGGCCTCATTGAAGGCGTCCAACAAAGCAGAAAAAAACCTTTACGCAGGCCTTGCCTATGTTCTGAAGGGACAAGATGGCAAAGCCATCTTTTCAATGGACCAGTACATCAGCGATCCTCAGGTAACTTCAAATCCGGAGGCACTGCTCAAGGCATCAGAACTTGCGGCACGGATACTGACCCCGGAGATGACAAATAATTATCTCAAAAAGCCCTTACCCGAAAGCTTGAGAATATTCCTGCACTGTGTTTTGGCACTTCAGGAGATATCGCTCGGAAGAACAGAGCAAGGCAGAAAAAGGCTCCAGTACCTTCGGGAAACCACTTCGGCTCAGAATCCCATGTCACCGTTAATAGAAAAAATAGCGAGAAAGGTTGCGGCCGAAGAAGTTTCCCCGGAACTGGGGCAGGCCAATCCGGGAAAACTCGGACTAATGGTTCCGTTACACGGAGAATTTGCGATTTACGGGCGAAGCATTTTGCAGGGAGCATCCGTCGCCCTGGAAAGGTGGAACAGAGATCATCCGTACGATCCCGTTGAGCTGGTCGTCTACGACACTTCTACTTACGAAAACGCCTCCGAAAAACCGGTATTTAAACTTCTCAAGGAAGATAAGGTTATTGCTCTGATAGGGCCACTCGGTACGAAGGCAGTGAACAGGCTAATAGAGGAAGGATATGCCGGATCGGTCCTCGTTGTCGCCCTGATACCCGACGAACCCCGCACGGAAACCACACCATTTTACATCAGAATGCTGCCCGGCCTTACAGAGTCCCTCGACTTACTGGTAAAATACGCCGTGGAAAACCTGGGAGTTCGATCCTTCGGCGTTCTTTATCCCTCCGACAATTTCGGCGAAAAGGCTCTTAAGGCCTTTAACACCGCCGTAGATTCTCACGGTGGGGAAATTGCTTCAGCGGTCTCCTATCCGCCCCAATCCGTTGACCTCGAAGCCTACATCAGAAATCTCGAAAAACAAACGACACAGGTCGATAAATTTAATACCGGTTTTGAAGCCCTCTTTCTGCCGGATACGATAAGAGCCGTATCCACCATAGTTCCCCAGCTTTTTTACTACGGCATAACGGGGATTCCCCTCCTTGGAAGTCATTTGTGGGATCATCCCGAGTTACCCAATCTTGCAAACGGGTATCTTGAAGGAGCATATTACGTGACGGCTTTTTCCACCTTCACAAAAGATCCGTCTCTTCAGGAGTTTATTTCCGACTTTCGCAACCTTTTTGGAACCGAACCCGAATTGCTCCACGCCATTGGATACGATGCCTTATCGCTTGTCCTAGACATAAGAAGCTCGCTTTCTCAAGACGAACGCACCCGTACGGGAATGATAAGCCGGGCCCGGGGTTTCAGACCCGCCCATAGCATTACGGGAATTATTGAAATAGAGGACAACGGACATTTGCAAAGAGAATACAAAATAATGACCATTACAAACAACACCCCTGTTCAGGTCCTGCCGTGA
- a CDS encoding carbohydrate porin → MKPISLVLLSILMILGVSAWADDSAQSSEIDQLELLGGRVIIGGTMAGAYQYESTSDSEEDDSFGRGALTIQPEITIRPTKSDEIFFKLGFAAGNGLNIDKHRFALAPWAADLEDDVKDINGRNRDYLLTAWYKHSFNIGENVISLTGGIIDSTDYLDENAFANDEFTQFMNEALVNAPVAFLPSYDVGGALEVEMGRFTVKAVFMQVGENDEGKGYQSYGLQAGYSIETPWGEGNYRIILDATSDDFSDPYGRNEESLKGLVISCDQELGEVLGAWIRFGWSDDEASVTYADFYSGGINISGKIWGREQDNIGIGYAYLNGGNQELDKTHLFEGYIRFGLNDIFALTFDLQYIDDEYKEEAGEDVDGWIAGFRLTAEF, encoded by the coding sequence ATGAAGCCAATAAGTCTGGTGCTCCTTTCTATTCTAATGATTCTAGGAGTCAGCGCATGGGCCGACGATTCGGCACAGAGCAGCGAAATTGACCAACTCGAGCTGCTCGGTGGCAGAGTGATCATCGGCGGTACAATGGCAGGGGCGTATCAGTACGAAAGCACAAGTGACTCGGAAGAAGATGATAGCTTTGGCAGAGGTGCCTTAACAATTCAGCCGGAGATCACGATAAGGCCTACGAAATCGGACGAAATATTCTTCAAATTAGGATTCGCCGCCGGAAATGGTCTGAATATAGATAAGCATCGATTTGCTCTGGCTCCCTGGGCGGCAGACCTGGAAGACGATGTTAAAGACATCAACGGAAGGAATCGAGATTACTTGCTCACGGCATGGTACAAGCACTCATTCAACATAGGAGAGAATGTAATTAGCCTGACCGGCGGCATTATAGACTCTACGGACTACCTTGATGAAAACGCCTTTGCCAATGACGAATTTACTCAGTTCATGAATGAAGCTCTTGTCAATGCCCCCGTGGCCTTTTTGCCTTCCTATGACGTAGGGGGCGCGCTGGAAGTGGAGATGGGCCGTTTTACCGTCAAGGCAGTGTTCATGCAGGTCGGGGAAAACGACGAAGGGAAAGGATATCAGTCCTACGGCCTTCAGGCCGGTTACTCCATAGAAACCCCCTGGGGGGAGGGAAATTACAGGATAATTCTTGACGCAACCAGTGATGATTTCAGTGATCCTTATGGGCGGAATGAGGAATCACTGAAAGGTTTGGTTATCTCCTGCGATCAGGAACTGGGCGAGGTTTTAGGTGCCTGGATCCGATTCGGATGGTCTGATGACGAAGCAAGTGTCACTTATGCAGACTTTTACTCTGGCGGAATCAATATAAGCGGGAAGATATGGGGACGAGAACAAGATAACATCGGGATCGGCTATGCCTATCTTAACGGCGGGAATCAGGAATTAGACAAAACCCACCTTTTCGAAGGTTACATACGCTTTGGCCTGAACGATATCTTCGCCCTGACCTTTGACCTTCAGTACATCGACGATGAGTATAAAGAGGAAGCAGGGGAAGATGTTGACGGTTGGATAGCAGGATTTCGGTTGACCGCCGAGTTTTGA
- a CDS encoding sigma-54 interaction domain-containing protein, producing the protein MKFVNSETSILESISDGVFTIDLEWNVTYFNRAAEVITGIPRSEAIGRKCWEVFRSSMCEETCALRETLATGKPVIGRSCYIIDARGQRVPISVSTAVLRDRDGKVYGGAETFRDLSELEALRKELEGKYRVGDLVSCSPLMQRIFEILPAIAESPSTVLILGETGTGKELVARAIHNLSSRRDGPFVAVNCGALPDTLLESELFGYKAGAFTGALKDKPGKFAVARGGTLFLDEIGEVTPALQVRLLRVLQERTYEPLGATKSEVADVRIIAATNRDLKALVKKGTFREDLYYRINVMSIELPPLRERKEDIPLLVDQFIRRFNVLHKKSIEGISPEALSLLMAHDWPGNVRELENVIERAFILCSGKTIEVSHIVSDFSPGLKHHSGNIKGIRETVEARLIEQTLRNTGYNCTETARRLGIHKATLYRKMKKLGIFRPGKAE; encoded by the coding sequence ATGAAGTTCGTTAATTCTGAAACTTCTATTCTGGAAAGCATTTCCGACGGAGTATTCACGATAGACCTGGAGTGGAATGTTACTTACTTCAACCGGGCTGCCGAGGTTATTACCGGGATTCCGAGAAGCGAAGCCATAGGCCGTAAATGCTGGGAAGTATTCCGGTCCAGTATGTGCGAGGAAACCTGCGCTCTCCGGGAAACTCTTGCCACGGGAAAACCCGTAATTGGTAGATCCTGCTATATAATTGACGCCAGGGGTCAGAGGGTTCCAATCAGCGTATCCACGGCGGTGCTACGCGATAGAGATGGAAAGGTTTACGGTGGTGCCGAAACCTTCAGGGATCTGAGTGAGCTTGAGGCGTTGAGGAAGGAGCTCGAGGGGAAATACAGGGTCGGCGATCTCGTAAGCTGTAGCCCGCTCATGCAGAGAATTTTTGAAATCCTGCCGGCTATTGCAGAAAGCCCCAGCACAGTACTTATCCTGGGTGAAACCGGTACGGGAAAGGAACTTGTAGCGCGGGCTATTCACAACCTGAGCTCCAGACGTGACGGACCTTTTGTGGCCGTAAACTGTGGCGCCCTGCCCGATACCCTGCTTGAATCTGAACTCTTCGGCTACAAAGCCGGAGCATTTACAGGTGCCTTGAAGGACAAGCCCGGCAAGTTTGCTGTTGCCAGAGGAGGTACATTGTTTCTGGACGAAATCGGCGAGGTTACCCCTGCCCTTCAGGTCAGGCTTTTAAGAGTGCTTCAGGAACGTACCTATGAGCCGCTGGGTGCCACCAAATCCGAGGTAGCCGATGTTCGTATAATCGCCGCCACGAATCGGGATTTAAAGGCGCTGGTGAAGAAAGGTACATTCAGAGAAGATCTCTATTACAGAATAAATGTGATGAGCATAGAGCTTCCGCCTCTTAGAGAAAGAAAGGAGGACATACCGCTTCTCGTGGACCAGTTCATCAGGCGCTTTAATGTGCTTCATAAGAAATCCATTGAGGGGATTTCTCCCGAAGCCCTTTCACTGCTTATGGCCCATGATTGGCCCGGCAATGTCCGTGAGCTGGAAAACGTTATAGAAAGGGCTTTTATCTTGTGCTCGGGAAAGACGATAGAGGTGAGTCATATCGTTTCTGACTTTTCTCCAGGCCTGAAACATCACTCCGGTAACATAAAAGGTATTCGAGAAACCGTTGAAGCCCGACTGATAGAGCAGACCTTGAGAAATACGGGTTACAATTGCACCGAGACGGCCCGGCGCCTGGGAATTCATAAGGCCACTCTTTACAGAAAAATGAAAAAACTCGGTATATTCAGACCTGGGAAGGCCGAATAG
- the cbiM gene encoding cobalt transporter CbiM — protein sequence MHISDGVLPPAVTVSTAVVSAGMVVLSVRRLHYEDYPRIAVMTAAFFVASLIHIPLGPTSVHLLLPGLVGIVLGPLSFLAIALGLVLQCFLFQFGGVTALGANALMMGIPAVLSGYIFRAFAGRHIGKTAVVAGIAGAIGVLTAALILAVLLALSGEVFWGVAKVAFLAHIPVAAVEGGVSAFAVSFLYRVKPELLKGTL from the coding sequence ATGCATATTTCCGACGGCGTCCTTCCGCCGGCTGTTACCGTTAGCACTGCCGTAGTTAGCGCCGGGATGGTGGTCTTGAGCGTTCGAAGGCTCCACTATGAGGATTATCCCAGGATTGCCGTGATGACGGCTGCTTTTTTTGTAGCCTCCCTTATCCACATTCCTCTTGGACCCACAAGTGTTCACCTGCTACTGCCCGGACTTGTGGGGATTGTCTTGGGGCCTTTGAGCTTTCTGGCGATAGCCCTGGGATTGGTGCTTCAATGTTTTCTGTTTCAATTTGGAGGTGTAACCGCTCTGGGTGCCAACGCTTTGATGATGGGGATACCGGCCGTGCTTTCGGGCTATATTTTCCGGGCTTTCGCGGGAAGACATATTGGGAAAACCGCTGTGGTTGCTGGAATAGCAGGAGCCATTGGGGTTCTGACGGCCGCTTTGATTCTGGCCGTCTTACTGGCGCTTTCGGGAGAAGTTTTCTGGGGTGTGGCCAAGGTGGCTTTTCTGGCCCACATCCCCGTTGCCGCTGTGGAGGGGGGTGTTTCGGCTTTTGCCGTATCGTTTCTTTATCGTGTTAAACCTGAGCTGTTAAAGGGCACATTATAG
- a CDS encoding bZIP transcription factor: MNWKGVVIGLMVVLFAATGCGALEGHGGEGVSATPYPGPENLSTGGKSVCDSISDELHKQNEALHREIRQLKREILMLRQEVSSPDVRDIIGGIGFVFGLCGVGFYFHARAMLKKGRVE, encoded by the coding sequence ATGAACTGGAAAGGGGTTGTTATTGGTCTGATGGTTGTTCTTTTTGCCGCTACGGGTTGCGGTGCCCTTGAAGGACATGGTGGAGAAGGTGTTTCTGCTACGCCGTATCCCGGCCCGGAGAATCTCTCGACGGGTGGTAAATCCGTATGTGACAGCATTTCCGATGAGTTACACAAGCAGAATGAGGCTCTTCACAGAGAGATCAGACAGTTGAAAAGAGAGATCCTTATGTTGCGTCAGGAAGTAAGCAGCCCGGATGTGCGCGACATTATAGGAGGTATCGGGTTTGTATTCGGCCTTTGTGGCGTGGGTTTTTATTTCCATGCTCGAGCGATGTTAAAGAAAGGTCGGGTGGAGTAA
- a CDS encoding DUF4198 domain-containing protein, which yields MKGVKPAFVTMVVACLLICASLSYAHFGVIIPSDDIVAGSESKEISLSVKFVHPMEGVYMEMAKPKKFGVFCRGKSEDLTGSLVSAKAEGPCQGGSCTYWTATYTIKRPGDYIFFVEPEPYWEPAEDKYIVHYTKVWVNALGMEEGWDASLNLPIEIIPLTRPYGLWTGNVFQGLVLVNGKPAPNLEVEVEYMNGSGDDKVIPPADPYITQVIKTDSNGVFTYAMPKAGWWGFAALADAPWKLKHDGQEKDVEIGGVVWVRVVDMK from the coding sequence ATGAAAGGTGTTAAACCAGCTTTTGTAACGATGGTGGTGGCATGCTTGCTCATTTGTGCGAGTTTATCGTATGCTCATTTTGGAGTCATTATTCCTTCTGATGACATAGTGGCCGGATCTGAAAGCAAGGAGATTTCTCTTTCGGTCAAATTCGTGCATCCAATGGAAGGCGTTTACATGGAAATGGCAAAGCCGAAAAAGTTTGGGGTGTTTTGTCGAGGGAAAAGTGAGGATCTCACGGGGAGTCTTGTTTCTGCCAAGGCCGAAGGCCCCTGTCAAGGCGGATCCTGTACCTACTGGACTGCCACGTACACAATCAAGCGTCCCGGCGACTATATATTCTTCGTTGAGCCCGAACCTTACTGGGAACCTGCCGAAGACAAGTACATTGTCCACTATACCAAAGTCTGGGTGAATGCTCTCGGTATGGAAGAAGGCTGGGATGCCAGTCTCAACCTTCCCATAGAGATTATCCCTTTGACCAGGCCATATGGCCTGTGGACGGGCAATGTTTTCCAGGGTCTGGTGCTGGTAAATGGTAAACCTGCTCCGAATCTGGAAGTAGAGGTTGAATACATGAATGGGTCGGGAGATGATAAAGTAATCCCTCCGGCCGATCCGTACATAACCCAGGTGATAAAAACCGACTCAAACGGGGTTTTTACCTATGCCATGCCCAAAGCGGGATGGTGGGGATTCGCAGCCCTGGCCGACGCTCCATGGAAGCTCAAGCATGATGGTCAGGAAAAGGACGTTGAAATAGGTGGCGTTGTCTGGGTGCGAGTGGTCGACATGAAGTAA
- a CDS encoding UPF0280 family protein, translated as MGVIGKESRFYRFWHASGKGTAYEVRFRQTDLWIRSSEDFSKLVLKVVMDAHCQIMAYAKKNSRFLTSLRPLPWDPLAPPIVRKMLRAADFAGVGPMASVAGAIAECVGVEIRRIDPAGDVIVENGGDCFLFSAHDPIIGLYGGNIRLRVKLPSEKLPLCVCSSSATMGHSLSLGKADLVTIFSSDGALADAAATAVCNSIHSPDDLEPVVGEWGLRPEIYAVIAIIDGQVGLFGGIELV; from the coding sequence ATGGGAGTAATCGGGAAAGAAAGTAGATTCTATCGATTTTGGCATGCTTCGGGAAAGGGCACGGCCTATGAGGTTAGATTTCGTCAGACCGATTTGTGGATCCGCTCCTCCGAAGATTTTTCGAAACTTGTCCTCAAAGTAGTGATGGATGCCCATTGTCAGATCATGGCCTATGCAAAGAAAAACTCCCGATTTCTGACATCTCTTCGACCCCTGCCATGGGATCCTTTGGCTCCGCCGATTGTAAGAAAAATGCTGAGGGCTGCTGATTTTGCCGGCGTGGGACCGATGGCATCTGTTGCCGGAGCCATTGCCGAATGTGTTGGAGTGGAGATTCGCAGGATCGATCCTGCGGGGGACGTGATCGTTGAAAACGGCGGAGATTGCTTCCTTTTTTCCGCCCATGACCCGATTATCGGTTTATACGGAGGAAACATCAGACTTAGAGTTAAATTACCTTCCGAAAAACTACCTCTTTGTGTTTGTTCATCTTCTGCAACTATGGGACACTCGTTGAGTCTCGGCAAGGCCGACCTGGTAACGATATTTTCTTCCGACGGAGCTCTTGCAGATGCCGCCGCAACAGCGGTTTGCAATTCAATTCACAGTCCTGACGATCTGGAGCCTGTGGTGGGTGAATGGGGACTGAGGCCGGAGATTTACGCCGTTATTGCCATTATTGATGGTCAGGTAGGGCTCTTCGGGGGAATTGAACTTGTTTGA
- the guaA gene encoding glutamine-hydrolyzing GMP synthase, producing MSNINLPEDRILILDFGSQYTQLIARKVRESHVYCEIHPFNMPLGEIKKFCPKGIIFSGGPASVYQEGAPLVDPGVYELGVPILGICYGMQMMGYQLGGEVSEAEEREYGPAYIEVDEPGALLEGIESEKSSEGIRVWMSHGDRILKLPPGFRVLAHSQNSPFAAMADLDRNYFGVQFHPEVAHTPCGRIVLDNFLFRICKCEPSWTMQSFAEMVIKGIRDQVGDDRVICALSGGVDSSVVAVLLHRAIGRQLYCIFVNNGLLRKGEAEEVRRVFADHFDINLVYVDASEEFLSRLKGVTDPEQKRKIIGNLFIEIFEREARKITGVKYLAQGTLYPDVIESVSFKGPSATIKTHHNVGGLPDRMSLQLIEPLRELFKDEVRSLGRQLGLPERIIMRHPFPGPGLAIRIIGEVTAEKLSILREADAIVMEEMEASGWYDKVWQAFAVLLPVRSVGVMGDERTYEQVIALRVVESVDAMTADWARLPYDLLARLSNRIINEVKGVNRVVFDISSKPPSTIEWE from the coding sequence ATGAGCAACATAAATTTGCCTGAAGATCGGATCCTTATTCTGGACTTTGGTTCCCAGTACACTCAGTTAATTGCCCGCAAGGTCAGAGAAAGTCATGTTTATTGCGAAATTCATCCCTTCAACATGCCGCTTGGGGAGATCAAGAAATTTTGCCCTAAGGGCATAATATTTTCAGGAGGACCTGCCAGCGTTTATCAGGAAGGAGCGCCTCTAGTCGATCCCGGCGTCTATGAACTCGGGGTTCCTATTCTCGGAATCTGTTACGGTATGCAGATGATGGGGTATCAGCTGGGTGGTGAGGTGTCAGAGGCGGAAGAAAGGGAATATGGGCCGGCATACATTGAAGTTGATGAACCCGGAGCGTTGCTTGAGGGTATTGAGTCTGAAAAATCTTCAGAAGGGATAAGGGTCTGGATGAGTCACGGAGACAGGATCCTGAAACTCCCCCCGGGATTTCGCGTCCTTGCTCATTCTCAGAATTCTCCCTTTGCAGCTATGGCAGATCTTGATCGAAACTACTTTGGGGTTCAGTTTCATCCGGAAGTTGCCCATACCCCCTGTGGGCGGATCGTACTGGACAATTTCCTGTTCCGCATCTGTAAGTGTGAACCTTCCTGGACGATGCAATCCTTTGCGGAGATGGTGATAAAAGGGATAAGAGATCAGGTTGGAGACGACCGTGTGATCTGTGCGCTTAGCGGTGGGGTTGACTCTTCCGTTGTTGCCGTACTCCTCCACAGGGCTATAGGCAGACAGCTCTACTGTATCTTTGTCAATAACGGTTTGCTGCGAAAGGGTGAAGCCGAAGAAGTAAGACGCGTATTTGCCGATCATTTTGACATCAATCTGGTTTATGTGGATGCCTCGGAAGAGTTTCTGTCCAGATTGAAAGGGGTGACCGATCCCGAACAGAAAAGAAAAATTATCGGGAATCTTTTTATCGAGATTTTTGAAAGAGAAGCCAGAAAGATAACGGGGGTCAAGTACCTTGCCCAGGGTACGCTTTATCCCGATGTTATAGAATCGGTATCCTTTAAAGGGCCTTCTGCTACCATTAAGACCCATCACAATGTGGGGGGATTGCCCGATCGGATGAGCCTGCAGCTTATCGAGCCTCTTCGAGAGCTCTTTAAAGATGAGGTGCGATCTTTAGGGCGCCAGCTTGGTCTTCCAGAAAGGATAATAATGAGGCACCCCTTTCCGGGACCTGGGCTGGCCATACGCATCATCGGAGAGGTCACGGCCGAAAAATTGTCAATACTTCGAGAAGCCGATGCCATCGTGATGGAGGAAATGGAAGCTTCGGGCTGGTACGATAAGGTCTGGCAGGCCTTTGCCGTGCTTCTTCCCGTTCGTTCCGTTGGGGTTATGGGAGATGAGCGTACCTACGAGCAGGTTATAGCTCTGAGGGTTGTTGAGAGCGTAGATGCCATGACCGCCGATTGGGCAAGGCTTCCCTATGATTTGCTTGCCCGCCTATCAAACCGCATAATTAACGAAGTAAAGGGCGTAAATCGCGTGGTTTTCGACATTTCATCAAAACCGCCGAGTACTATTGAATGGGAGTAA
- the guaB gene encoding IMP dehydrogenase, protein MVEVHRIPEALTFDDILLVPAYSEVLPVEVNTETWLTRDIKLNIPLLSAAMDTVTEADTAISMAREGGIGIIHRNMPIEMQALEVSKVKKSESGMILDPVTVEPDQSIADVLELMSRYRISGIPVVKDGKLIGIVTNRDLRFEDDLTKKVSEVMTSENLITAPVGITLEESKKLLHEKRIEKLLVVDEEGNLRGLITIKDIMKIKKYPNACKDRFGRLRVGAAVGVGSDMLDRASALVEASVDVLVVDSAHGHSRNVIEAIKTLKKKFPDVPVIAGNVATAEGAEALIRAGADAVKVGVGPGSICTTRVVAGVGVPQATAIMECVRAASAYGIPVIADGGIKYSGDITKAIACGAHAVMIGSLFAGTDESPGETVLYQGRSYKTYRGMGSLGAMREGSRDRYCQQDVKELSKLVPEGIEGMVPYRGPLSGVVHQLIGGLRAGMGYLGCRTIEELRTKAKMIRITAAGLKESHVHDVIITKEAPNYQVDLR, encoded by the coding sequence ATGGTAGAAGTTCATAGAATTCCCGAGGCGCTCACTTTCGACGACATTTTACTCGTACCGGCCTATTCCGAAGTTCTACCCGTTGAAGTGAATACCGAAACCTGGCTTACCAGGGACATTAAGCTCAACATCCCGCTCTTAAGTGCCGCCATGGATACGGTGACGGAGGCAGACACGGCGATAAGCATGGCCAGAGAGGGCGGTATTGGTATCATCCATCGGAATATGCCTATAGAGATGCAGGCCCTTGAGGTTAGCAAGGTAAAAAAATCGGAAAGCGGTATGATCCTGGATCCCGTGACCGTTGAACCCGATCAGAGTATTGCCGATGTGCTCGAATTGATGAGCAGGTACAGAATATCCGGTATTCCGGTCGTGAAGGACGGGAAACTCATCGGTATCGTGACCAATCGGGATCTTCGCTTCGAAGATGATCTCACGAAAAAAGTCTCGGAAGTCATGACCAGCGAAAATCTGATAACCGCTCCGGTAGGGATAACCCTGGAGGAATCCAAAAAGTTGCTTCATGAAAAGCGGATTGAGAAGCTTCTCGTCGTTGATGAGGAAGGAAATCTTCGAGGGCTCATAACCATCAAGGACATTATGAAGATAAAGAAGTATCCCAATGCCTGTAAGGACAGATTTGGCAGGCTAAGGGTCGGGGCGGCCGTCGGGGTTGGAAGTGATATGCTTGACAGGGCTTCTGCCCTGGTTGAAGCTAGCGTCGATGTACTGGTCGTAGATAGTGCTCACGGCCATTCCAGAAATGTCATTGAGGCCATAAAAACCCTGAAGAAAAAGTTTCCCGATGTGCCGGTTATTGCGGGCAATGTGGCGACGGCCGAAGGGGCTGAAGCGCTCATCAGGGCCGGCGCCGATGCAGTGAAGGTCGGTGTGGGACCGGGATCCATCTGCACGACCAGAGTCGTTGCCGGAGTGGGGGTACCCCAGGCAACGGCAATAATGGAGTGTGTCAGAGCAGCATCGGCTTACGGAATACCCGTTATTGCCGACGGCGGAATTAAATACAGCGGAGATATAACGAAGGCCATTGCCTGTGGGGCTCATGCCGTGATGATCGGCAGTCTTTTTGCGGGAACCGATGAAAGCCCCGGTGAAACGGTACTTTATCAGGGTCGGAGTTATAAGACCTACCGGGGCATGGGTTCGCTCGGAGCCATGCGTGAAGGAAGCCGTGACAGGTATTGTCAGCAGGATGTGAAGGAACTGTCCAAGCTGGTTCCCGAAGGCATAGAGGGTATGGTTCCCTACAGAGGGCCCCTGTCAGGGGTTGTTCATCAGCTCATTGGAGGGCTTCGTGCCGGGATGGGCTATCTCGGCTGTCGTACGATTGAGGAGCTACGGACGAAAGCTAAAATGATACGGATAACGGCTGCCGGGCTCAAAGAAAGCCACGTCCACGACGTTATCATAACCAAAGAAGCGCCTAACTATCAGGTGGATTTGAGATAG
- a CDS encoding sirohydrochlorin cobaltochelatase, with product MRELQKKSCSKLILMLSVMGLLISGLWSNGAEAMEKQKEKKTAILLSAFGTSIPEAQSVFRNVEKMVRERFPNTEVRWAYTSSIIRKKLAAQGQILHSPEMALAQLMEDGYTHVAVLSLHFIPGKEFHDLMANARFFEQMAGGFDRVVVAWPLLSSHDDFVRVVEAVMAHIPKTRRPEDAVILMGHGSEKHPADAIYSAVDVEFKKKDPLIFVATVEGHPTLDDLIPLLKKNRVKKVFLMPFMSVAGDHARNDMAGDDPDSWKSLLTKEGYEVIPVLEGMAGYPEIVNIWLDHLQEAMKNL from the coding sequence ATGAGGGAACTTCAAAAAAAATCTTGTTCTAAACTCATTCTAATGCTTTCGGTTATGGGCCTTTTGATTTCAGGACTCTGGAGCAACGGAGCCGAAGCCATGGAGAAGCAAAAAGAGAAAAAAACGGCTATACTCCTCAGCGCATTTGGAACCAGTATTCCCGAGGCACAGAGCGTTTTCAGAAACGTTGAGAAAATGGTCCGTGAGCGTTTCCCCAACACGGAAGTCCGCTGGGCCTACACATCCTCAATCATCCGGAAGAAGCTGGCTGCTCAAGGGCAGATCCTCCACTCCCCCGAAATGGCGCTTGCCCAGCTCATGGAAGACGGATACACCCACGTCGCGGTTCTTTCCCTTCATTTTATTCCGGGAAAGGAGTTTCATGACCTGATGGCAAACGCCCGTTTTTTTGAGCAAATGGCGGGTGGCTTCGACCGGGTCGTCGTAGCATGGCCTCTTCTTTCCAGCCATGACGATTTCGTACGGGTGGTTGAAGCCGTCATGGCCCACATACCGAAGACCCGGAGGCCCGAAGATGCCGTTATCCTCATGGGTCACGGCAGTGAAAAACACCCTGCCGATGCCATTTATTCGGCCGTTGACGTGGAATTTAAGAAAAAAGATCCCCTTATTTTTGTTGCTACCGTAGAAGGTCATCCAACACTGGATGACCTAATTCCCCTTTTGAAAAAGAACAGGGTAAAGAAGGTATTTCTTATGCCCTTTATGAGCGTTGCAGGGGATCATGCCAGGAACGATATGGCAGGGGACGATCCTGATAGCTGGAAATCCCTTTTGACAAAAGAAGGCTACGAAGTAATTCCAGTACTGGAAGGAATGGCCGGATATCCCGAGATAGTGAACATATGGTTGGATCATCTCCAAGAAGCAATGAAAAATCTCTAG